GTTTTGATTAAAGAATGGAATAAGATGTCCTATGTTCTATACACCAAGTCAGGCTTTAGATGGGAAAGCTTTTTGCTCCAATTCCAACGAATTAAAACAGTTGGATGGAGTTGAGATCATTGAGATGTAAGTTTTTGCAAATGAAAAGgttataggtttcttccaaggccattcaaaatgtcaatcgtcatccacagagaagccgacacaacctcactttgaagttttaatgaacaaatttgtttaagttgagGTTTTGttcaaagttctgaaagaaccttgGTTTTGTTTGCTTCtttggatgacggtcggttgttttcggcctgtcaaaattcgtttttaccgtacaatggaagaaacctatatgGTCAGCAATATTGCAACAATGTTCTTACAACGATTCAGCCCAAAGCCGTTCTCATTCGTCACGATAATCTGTCCATATTATGTCACTACAAAATTTACCATATGACCAATGCCCATTGGGCATATCTATCTCAAAGTAGGTCCCTCTTCAATCGTACCCATGTCCTTAACATTCATACACGAAGCTTATGAACAACACATTTACATaccgaatctactacttcttctAAACCATTTCAAGGAATTAATGCAATAGTCaaatatctatatataaaattAGAGTTTTCGTGTTAATTTGCTTTTCCGAGGCGTGGCCGAGATCCATAGATTCACGAaaatgagacttttcattgaaaaactgaGTTTTGTAATAGAATAGACGCCCTCAGCATAAACAAACAGtctgaaacatgaaaattacggTTCTCGAAGCATTTAGCATGTAAACGACTAATTCATTAGTCACATATAAAACCACAGAGCCTCGAGTTATTCTTATGTCTGTCGCTTCTGTCGATTTCCTTTTTTACTCCTCCTTCCCATTTcccgatttttttgttttataacaATGCTGCTTTGTTACCATTCGTTATCAAAGCATATGAGTAGCCTTCTGACTTGCCTTAGTCGGAGAGTGAATGTGCTTTTGGAGAAGAACCTAAaactttgaaatattttttctgcttTCGTTGAagacacggcagagtaaaagtaacccaggcaggagtgcttgtttgactagggacctgaataatctagtagctgtatgttttttgcgaattaaatttttcaacttatgtcagtgttcatttgagttcattttcatacagtgtattaggtctctcatttgacgtttcaataatgaaccgctcctgccaggtttacttttactctgccgtgttgaAGAGTAATTTTAGAGTTTTCAGGTAACTTATTGAAAGTCATGATCTTCACAAGGTTTCACCACAAGTCTGGCCTTACTGATaacattattttaacaataagTATGATTAAAACCGTAATCGCTTTCAACCACACAACGCTTGCAACCACTAATATAAATAAACCATACTAGCTGTGACCACATTAGGAGGGCACAAAACAggtcaataaaaatactttttttcttcaaaataaaaatttcacctAATCACTTGTAGCAAAACCACACAAATCTGAAACAATtaagattattatttttcacttaCAAGTCATTAAAAGTCAACAACCACATCTGGTTAACTTATGCGAATTTTTAATCTATGAATAACCCCATTAACCCCATAAGTTGCAAAGCGCAGATTCTTGCAGATGTTAcacttttaataaacaaacaaataaaacttcataaaatgAATAGATCGGTTCAAAattaactatttttttttgcaattttcggAAATAAGTCTGAAGCGAAGTTTATTTCAACACTAGGGCTGGAATGTGAATGTTGTCCCGATAAAGTTTCTTTTCgtaggaaaaataaaaaaccaagCTCAATGCACGGAAAGGTTAGTTTTTCGTCTAATCACAAGCATCAAAAAATTGCTATTAAGAATCGCATACACTCCAACCACACGTGTTATCAATCTTTTGCTTAGTCCACTTTGCTCTACATATTCCTATTTTATGACTCAGGTACCGAAACTGACTTTGACCTCACTCAAAAGCTGACTTTGACCTCACTCAAAAGCTGACTTTGACCTCACTCAAAAGCTGACTTTGACCTCACTGAAATAGAGGACTGAGCCGATCAAAGTTggctattctttttcatacTACGGctattaaaaaattgaaatgagtgatgtcaaagtcagcttcggtgatTGACAGTGCTTTGCTCAGATACAAGTGAAACTTCCGCTATTGTATGGAACAAAGTGGACTAATAAAATAAGAGATTGACAACACGGCACTTTTAGGtagttttcttttaaaagattttattctTTAACGAAGTTTCGACTGGAACAGagctttaaattgaaaatcagaTTTACGATCAGGTTCCTTAACTTAAATCTTTATCTTGAGCTGCTAAAATTGTATCGAAAAACTAGAAAGTAGTTCAAATCTAGTAGTCCACTATagaacttttaaaaatgaaccaCCCTAAGACGGTGATACTGGTCGAGATAAGAAAATTATCATCCGATGGCGTAATTTAAAAACGGTATAAAATGACTGATCCGAATGTATGTTCATTCAATCATATTCAAAGTTTTCttgaaaaaccaacaaattttaaGTGATAATAAGAGTGAAGATGAAATTCATTGTGGTCCTACTTTTACTTGCAACGTTATTCTGCTACGTTGCTAACGTAAGCGCAACATTCTGCGCTCTCTGCAAAAATGGTTTTACCGTTGGAACTTGTGAATGCCGTAGTGGAGATAGTCCTAAAGTCAAGGAGCATGGCTGGTGCTGTCCGACTTGATAAGTTGTGACTACTCTGAAGAGACATTAATACTGGATGCATAATGTTAGAATGTGAAAcctattttgtaaaataaaattgtcttttgtacagtgaacacatttttttaaaaaatccgTTTGCATGATAATGTCGTATGCTGGGGTCCATGGATTATTTTGAAGTAAGTACCCCCTCGGTCAAATATGTAAGGAATGTTGTCGTTGAAACGTGAAGTATATTTACCTTTACACTGATGGCAAGTATATCGACATATAATAGGAGAGTTATTGAATTTGTACTAATCTGATTGGATCTAAATAAGATTTGTGACTAATTGATTCACACTCAACTCAAATAACATCTTTctcttcaattgttttaaatttcatggaaGACGTGGGCTTGAGCAATTTTCACGTTATTTTCGCGAGAAGCAAAGATAAATTGACAATTTCAGTTTCCCATTTGTAAATGCTTCTCGCTCGGATAGAACAGACTTCTCAAACAGAATTGCTGCTTGGGATAtgtatataataataatattatattataaTATTCTCCGTTCTAAAAATGCTAAATGAACAGGGCGGGTCGATTTTACcaactttataaattccaCATCCAGTGCTTCAGTAGCTGGAAGAAACTAGACTTGTGGCATCATTACTGCGAAGTGACTTTTTATGCACACGATGTGGAGGCCATAATTTGGCACTGACGTTCTTACAACGATACAGAGTTGTTCTCGAAAATATTCCCTGTATGCGTTGAGGGAAAATTTGCTTACCCACGAGAGTTTGCATTCAGAGCCGTCGGTCCTGGTGGGTAAGCAAATTTTCTCGCAGGTACCTAACATACGattgaacatttcttctttctttgtaaaatcaaCGGCTTTTCTTTGCCTTTTCCACAATATGATGTCGGTGGGATCGACTCCGCCTGTGGGATGCGTCACAGCGCGCCAAATCGACAGTCCGAACGGTAAGAGTAATAACATTGTAAGCACGTCTTTGCTTAGTTAGTTCTGACTGTTCTAGAATTCATGAGACAGTTCATAGATTTGGAAAAGGTTCGTCTCCAGCAACAGCATGAGTTATAACTAGGATCCAGTGTTTTCGAGACCACAACACGtaacaacagcagcaacagTAGTGTATGTAAcggtattttttgtatgttttttgTTGGTGCTTTTTTCGAACCAGACAAAACAGGTTAATTTATTACATTATATGGATTAGAATACCGTTATAAGCAATGACATAATTGTAATAATGTAGACACTGCACACGCTTATCTATTCAAACGAAACCTTTGGGACTTGTTAATCACGTTTCTTTTATAGTCTAGAACTTACCAATGGTTCTCTGCATAGCATTACCTTGCGTATGAGTATGAGTGAGAGAGACGGATCTGTGAATTAAATCAGTCAACGTTGCTTTATTGCATTAGTCGTACACACACGATTGAGTCAAGTTTGTTATATAATTCATGTACACAGATGATCGTTCTCTCAGTCCGTAACATTTGTCTATCGTATCAACATCGCCGAATAAATTAGTTTTACACTGTGCCAGAGCTGTTATTGTTTACACGGTCGTTCGAGTCATCAGAAGGAATCTGGATTAAACTTCataggttatgggcccagaacACCCGGAAAATTAATTCGAAGTCATTTTCATTGCCGGCGTGCATTTACGAACAAAGAAAGTCTTCAAGGTTGCGGCGGTACGTTCGAGAACTTTCTGTTTGGAAATTTACGAACAAAGAAAGTCTTCAAGGTTGCGGGTATGATCAGCAAAGCCGATCGTTTCTCGAAGCTGAAAGGCCGGGAAAATTATGATACCTGGAAGATTTCGGCGAAATCGTACTTGGTGATTAAGAAGGCATGGTCATGTGTGGAAAACGGACTGACGAGCGAGGCTACAAGTGTGCAGAAGGAAGCAGATCAAATGGCTTGGTCACAGATCATTTTGCTGATCGATGAATCAGTCTATTCGTATATTGCTGAAACGAAAACGGCGAAGGAAGCCTGGGACGCTCTACAGTCAGCATTCGAAGACAGTGGTTTGTGTAGAAAAGTGAGCCTGCTGAAGCAACTTGTACAGTTGAAATTGTCAGATTGCACGTCGATCGAGGATTTTGTAAATCGTGTGGTAATGACGTCGCTAAAGGTGAAGAAGACGGGACTTAACCTGGATGATGAAATCGTTGCATCACTGATGTTGGCTGGCTTACCTGGTGAATTCAATCCACTGGTCATGGCCTACGAGAATTCGTCGGAAAAGCTTACTACCGAAGGAGTGAAGACACTTTTGCTACAAGAAACTAGATTCAACACCGACGATGAAACCAGTGAAGCTCTGTACACTAAGTCAACGAAAAGACGGACGGAAAATTTTCGATGCCATTGCTGTggtgaaatcggccatttcgCAAAGTATTGTCCTGAGAAAACCAACGGTGAACGCAAGAAAAAAGATTCTGGAAGTTTTCTAATCATGCGACAAGGTGACGAGGCTAACGGTGCGAAAGTTGAACGCAGAAACGAAGAATCCAGAAGTTTATCGACCGTAGTACGAGGCAATCCTCTTTAACGGTGAATCGGTTTTTGTTGAGGTGAATGGAGCAGTGAATTGGTTGCTCAGGTGTTTTTGGAGGCTTTGCAGTGAATTGGTTGCAAggcaatgttttttttgtttcatatcCAGCAGTGAATTGGTTGAgggattttgttttatatccAGCAGTGAATTAGTTgcaggatttttttaaaatgtttttccaacgTTAACAGATAGTGGGGCTGTGAATTAAATCTGTCAACGTTGCATTATTGCATTAGTCGTACACACACGATTGAGTCAAGTTTGTTATATAATTCATGTACACAGGATCATTggatttgatatttttggaaacGATCTACTTTTACTGACGAAAGACTTAAAAATCGCACCCGCTTTCGGGTAAATTTTTCTCCATGGGGTTCTACAGCTGTGACAGTCATTCTAGATAGCCTGGAGGCGGAGTTATCTAAAATAGGTgcgattttcaattcttttctGTCAGCAATTTTTCGTCACTGATttgagaaatagttatttatgcaacagagaactaatagtacattacgtcagaggttttaaatttttaaataatgagCCGTGACGTTATGGGCCGACCCGAAGGGTCCACtcgccaaaataaaaattgggaaCCTCGTACGTACAGTGTATTAAAT
This region of Bradysia coprophila strain Holo2 chromosome IV, BU_Bcop_v1, whole genome shotgun sequence genomic DNA includes:
- the LOC119066082 gene encoding uncharacterized protein LOC119066082; translated protein: MISKADRFSKLKGRENYDTWKISAKSYLVIKKAWSCVENGLTSEATSVQKEADQMAWSQIILLIDESVYSYIAETKTAKEAWDALQSAFEDSGLCRKVSLLKQLVQLKLSDCTSIEDFVNRVVMTSLKVKKTGLNLDDEIVASLMLAGLPGEFNPLVMAYENSSEKLTTEGVKTLLLQETRFNTDDETSEALYTKSTKRRTENFRCHCCGEIGHFAKYCPEKTNGERKKKDSGSFLIMRQGDEANGAKVERRNEESRSLSTVVRGNPL